The genomic window GAATGGGTGGCACCAtggactcaaataaacaactctacactcagaaaagaaaggaaatcaggtAAATAGAGCCTGCCCGTTTGTAAAGCCCCTAGTCAGTCCAGAGTATGTGGAGCATTTATTATCATCTACCGAAGGCTTTAACAATTTACCGCAAACAGTGGattaaagacaacaaaaatgtattattctcTTATGGTTGTAggggtcagaagtctaaaatacGGCATATGGACCGCTCAACTAATCCCAAATAATGTtcccatctcagggtccttaaTCTAAtaatatctgcaaagtcccttggGCCTTAAAGGTAACATTATGGACTCTGGAGATAGGATATGGGCATCTTTTGATGAAATGCGTGAGACACAGTGACGTATGTATAGTCAgggaaacaaatactaaaatatatggaCTGTACACTGTGATGACACAATTTCAAGACACACCGCAGCGACCTCAATAAAGACAATGTACATATATTATATCCAGCTAGCCATGAGCACttgggaaaaagtaaaaatggtcGAATGCTTCTATTTTGGAGCTTTGGCCAGAAAAGAGACTATACTATCCCTGAGTGTCTGACACAGAGTAAGCAATCCAAGTGCACTGAATATATGAAACACtagatatatctttttaattctaattcaAATTACAGAAATCTTAAAGAAGCAAAAGGATACACCACAGCCTGGTGAGAGTACCTCACAGGAAGAACACAGTGCCGTTGTCTCAAGTGACCTCCCCTGTGCCTCTGACAATAAGAATACGGGTAAGTCGAGATGTCTGAACTGGAGGTGGGTAGTGGCAAAGGGAGATGTAAGCATGGCTGAGGCTCCAGCTGAGCATTTCTATTTACAGACTCATAGATGAGAGATATAAAGTGATCCAAGCCCATGTCCAGATGAGAGGGATAACACAAGGTCTTTTTTCTCTCCAGGAGATGTTCATTGCATCTATATAAAACAAAGCCTGGAGATTCAAGGGGAATCTCAGAGAGGACAAATATCCATAAGTGCAGGGCCATGTTTGCAAAGGTGGAGTCTAAAGAAATGTCAGATCTCtctgagaaatggaaatataaactcAGTGTGAACCTGAGAAGATGAATTCTGTTGGTCATAATGTGGGCAAATCTCTGACAGCTGGTGTGAAATGGGCCAGCAAAGAACAGATAGGGCATCCAAGAAGGAACCAGtagattttgctttttcactAAGAGAGGACTGAACTCCTTAGCATGTGTCCTTTCAtgggggaagaaggggcagagattGGAAAGAGACCCTTCGATTCTTCTCCAACAACCTCCTAACCCTCATGAGCACACAGGAATATTTATTCCATCACATACTCTACTAGGCTTAGCACAAAGTCCTCTCACAGTTAACCCTATTGACACTTGTCTCTTCATTTCCCATTCTCtggtcccatttctttcttttctttttcttttttcttctttttctttttatttttttaaggatcttaatcatttattcacaagaaacacatatagagagagacagagacataggcagagggaggagcaggcttcctcagggagcccaacttgagactcaatcccgggaagCCAGgctcatgccccgagccaaaggcaggtgctcaaccactgagccacccaggcatccctctgctcCCATTTCCTTATACTCTCAGACAGACTCATAAATTCAGATCCTCATATCTTGAACCTTCACAACTCATTTTGCAGCATATGTATTCCTCAAGTTTGCCTTCTCTAATGACATCCTTAGATACTATCATCTCAAACTCACACAAATAATCTCATTCTTGTAGAACTTCATATTTCACATTAACAGTGAACAAAGCCACACAATCATATAACATCGTGTAAAACTCCTCTGTCCCAGGTCGCTTAGGCCCCTCAGGTAATTCCACAATCTAGGACCTCGCGTGAGGTCTTGCCTCTATCCTTGCCTCTATCCTAGCACTTTCACAATCTCAACAGATCTCACAAAATTACCCAGGTCCatatctctctcataaatcaaatAGACAGTACGTCACAACTTGAACCTCAGCAGTACATGACACCCAGATCACTCATACCACCTTTACATATACAGGATTATGCTGTACCATCCACTAATATATGATGCTCATGCTACCTTTACGTAGAATGGCCATGGCACCCGTACGCCTTCTACATAAAATTGTTGAAGAAACATGACAGACACGTACACAATCAGACAGTACTCACCGAACACGGTACACATACTACGTCTCTAAAAAATAGTCCACCCCCCACTGACTTGTCTCATGCCTATAACATGACCTACCAGATACTCTCCAGTGACCTAAGAGACAAAGTAGGTGCATTTTGTGAAGTTAAATTTGGGTACAagcttaaataaactttttaaatataggaagAGACTTAATATGTTTGAGTTATTTTATCAGGAACAGAAAATTACCTATTTACTGAAAGTTGAGTTTGGAAATGTagattaagaggaagaaaaactaacTGGCAATTTTCGGGATGTGTTGAAGTTCATGATAGAGGTAAAACCCGATcccaaaaatatacatattttactaGGAAAATAATCAACAACTTAGAATTTAGCTGTTAATTGGGAAAGTTTAGTGGTAGGCTTATGAGTATGGTAAGTATAGAGGCAAAAGCTGATCAGAACAATGTGTGTGGAACATGAGGAAGATGACACCACTAACTAGGCCAAGTGACAGCTAAGCCATTTGGCCAGTCCGTAGCTCCTGACAGGGGAGCTGTGCCCGTTGCTGGGAAGTGCCGTCTGGAGTCAGCTTTGGGGATCCTCCTGGAGTCTCCAGTCCTGCAGAGCTGGGTAGCAGAGCCCTCAGGTGAGGTCCCTGGAGCACAGGAGCAGATATGTGGAAGAGGAGGCCAACAGATCGCAGTCTGTCATTCCTCCCTGTAAATCCTAACCCTCCCCGGAGGCAGCAGGACCTCAGTATCATAAACCACAGGTGGCAGACTGAAGACCTGTACTGACATACCTGCTCTGCATTTATTCTTGTGGTAAATGGAGTAGTAAGAACAAATAATATGGGCaccttaccatgtgccaggcaagAATTTGAGCCTCTGATCAACTGCAGGAAACAACCTAGGGCTCTCATGCTCTCTTAGGTAACCAGACATTTCATTCCAGCATATATTTTTAGGTACCTAGATTTTAGACCTCTGGATAGAAGCCAGACTATAATCTTCCTGGGAACAAGTGCTGTGTGTGTTATTATACATGGTATTTCTCGAATGTTTAATGGAGGCAAAGATATCATCTCTCTGATTGTCCTTCTCTTTCCCAGAAGTCTTAAACACAGATGAAGACATTCTACTTTCTGGACCCTCTGGGTTGGcccaaggccacagccagagggCAGAAGTTTCAGACTCAGAATATATTTCCCGTATCTCTCCTGCAGACAAGCTCTTTGACAGAGGTAATAtggtgggagtgggaggagcTGGGGGGAAATCAGGCAGGGAGGTGAGGCAGCATGTTAGCCAAAAATTAGAATTACGAGCCTATGCCCCGCAATGCCATAAATGACCCCTTCTCACGAGGACTGTCCAAGGTCTGTATTCCTAATTAATAAGCAGAAATGTACCAGGGAGGCATccctgtcttctttggaagaagcTCTTAAAAGATCTgaatgagaagataaaatatcTAAGAGAAATGTGGAAATATATTTTCGGAAAGGAAGTTTGGGCCATGACTGTGAAGTCTTAATTTGAACATTTCCAGCACCAGGGTTCCCCGGGAACCTTGAAAATTCATTTTACCTGCATTTGTAcattatttatctatcttttttaaagattatatttatttttttatgagaggcacagagagagagagagagagagagagagagagagacaggcagagggagaagcaggctccattcagggagcctgtagtcggactggatcctgggtctccaggatcacacccccagctgaaggtggccctaaacctctgagccgctggggctgccctctatctatctatccatccatctatccatccatcctctgTGTGTTTGTATGGGTGTAGAGATAGTTACCAGATATCAGTACATACGTAGAGAGATACACATGCAGAATTCTTCATAAAATTGCACCCCATGCCCCCTCATTGCACAGTGTCCTATAAGGAAAACCAAGCTGAGAATATCCTACTTTAGTGACTGCATACTGTTTTACAGGCATGGTTCTAAGTGTCCAATACTCTCTACACATGTCCAGAAATCTCACGAGATAATATCATGGTCATTCACTATAAACACAgttttactaattattatttagttatatttagGAGTAAgtgaagttttaaaagataaagtcacCTGAAAATCGTAGCATTTCAATGAAGAAAGTCACCTTAGTTTCTATGAGAGTTAAGTCTCATGTGTGGTAATGATGTCTAACTAATAATATCCATTCAGTGTAGCTCTTTGAGTTGACACAGACTCCAGAAGATGCCATatctcagagttttgttttgtttttaatcctttccCCAGAATTCTGGAAGAACCAAGAGAATGTGCCTCAGCCTGAGTCATATGTGGTCTCTCCTGGCAGTGAGATTGCAGGAGAAAAGTCTTCTTCCTCAGAATACGTCTGCATCTCACCTTCTGGTAAGTTTATCCTTGCTAAAGAGGACGGTAAGGGAAATACACAGGTCGCGTCTGAGCAGAGATAGCAGGTACAACTGAGCTGCTCAGCCCAAGCCTGACTTATCTTATTCTCCCCTTGAGAGCAGAAGAGGGCTTCAGGGCAGAGGGACTAGGACTGAAGCCCCTGCAGAGGAACAGAAAGGGAGTGTAGCTTCAGGGGGAGGACCCAGTCACCGTTGTAGCTTCAGGTCAAGTAGAGCCCCGCAGTGGTGTGGACATTTCATCACACCCTTCCCCCTCAGAGGTGCATGAACTCAACCTCACCCACACTCCTGCATCTGTATTCCTTCCTACCAGTTCTGgtcccatttctccttccttttctccttgccttccttcctcattCACTTTCCCAGTCTCTGGCATGGCATAGCTACACCCTTGTCCCTTCATTCCCTCACACAGTCAGACTCATCCACTCACACACTAATACCATAAGTCCTTTACAACCCCTTGTACAGATCACCTGTTTTAACTCCCTCACACTAAGCCAAACTGCAGAAAATGGATATACCCTGAGGAGGATGGACTTTCATGTACAGCCTTTCTCATCCACATGCCACTTCACTCATGAAGACTCGGGCACTTCACAGAGCGGCATATTTCAGGAGCTCAGGTCACTTCTGCTGGCATTCTAAGCTACAGTGTCAACAGGAAACAGCATTATTCCCGCACTTGTTCACATGCTCTGTCACACTAtgtaacacacatgcacacactcattcGCTGTCACCTCTGACTAACATCAGAAACAGTCACCAgggtacctgcatggctcagtcatttgagcatccgactcttggtttcagctcgggtcatgatctcaaagtagtgagatccagccccatgtcacactccacgctcagcaaggagtctgcttgtccctttccctctgcttcttcactttctgtctctctctgtatctctctcacaaataaataaataaaatcttaaaggaagcGTTCAACCAGATGTGTCCCAAAACACACATGCAAGTCCACAAGACACACTACACCCACATTCCCGCATAGTTATAGCAGGTACACACCTCAGATAAAACACACCACTCATAGAATGCCGAAATACCACATGTGTACAGACTTCTGCTCCACACATCTGCATGGGAATATTCTCATGGCCACCTTGACACCTCCGGACGTCACATACAGACTCTATTTGTCTTACGTTTGAAATTCTCTTTCGTAGGAAGCCATCAAAAACACCAAGATGTTTCTCATCCTGGACAATCTGAGCAACATGAGACTTCTTCGCCCTTTCCATATGTCTCATTTCCATTCCATCTGGTCAGTAGTACTCAGCCCTCTGAGCCCTCAGTACAACCACAGAAGGAAAGGCTCATGAAAATTTACTACATGCATGTCCAAATGAAAAGGGGGGTGGCTGTCTTAAGTGAttcagaggaagagcaggagccTCCCTCAAAGAAGGCAAGACTAGAAGAAATGGCCTTTCTTGAAAAGGTCCATACAGAAGTCACCCCATCTCATGTGTGTACGAAGGAACTCCTAACTGGCAGTGAGTCCAGCTGGAACAGTGAAGCTCAAGAGGCAAAGGAGGAGGCTGACAGCCCAGCAGAGACTCCAGCTGTGGAGGAATGTTCCAGGGCCAAGACCCCCGAATGGCTTGTGGCCCTGGATAGTGGCTTCAGGTGCATGGGCTGCTGCTGGGTCTTCCCCAGCTTAGAGGCCCTACGGGAGCACGTCCAGCATGGGGTCACTGAGGGCTTTAGCTGCCATACTTTCCATCTGGCCTTAGCTTGGCTGAAGAGCAAGAAGAACAGGGCAAAGAAGAGAAGGGGGGAGAATACCAGGAAGAGAACACACCGAGGCCAGAAATAACATCATTCTGGCATGAACATGTCTTCATGCAAATAAACAGACTCTCTTCAgcccctgagagagagaaagtagagcaAACCAGACTCTACCAAGGGGCTTTCTTTATCTTCTCTAAACAACCCTAGTACCCACCTCTCTTTATACACATCTACCACCCCGCCACTACCAGTGCACCAGCAGCAACAGGAGCAGAGGACCCCTTTCCACTCTATCCACTGCTCTcccaagaaggaggagaagaaggtgGGTCTCACCATGCGGAACAGCAAGACACTCACATGCAGTCTAAAGAGCATCGTACACCAGCGTATCCTCTCTACCACTACACTGAAAAAAGGAGACTCCCTGGAAGCAGGGACTGCTGGAGGCCACATGGTCAAAGAGGTGAGGGCCCTAGGGCTAGGAGAACACCTCGAGGATGCCTGGGACTCAGGGTTCTGAGAAAAGGTTCATCCACCAGCGATGTCTCCCTGGGTTCTTTAATAACTATGATGCATAATTTTCTTCAGAGGAATATATACTTGGGGTGGAATACTTGATGGATGATGAATTAATGAGATTGCTTCCTTCCTATGCCTTTGAGGAGACGGGTAAGGACAAGACTAGTCAAGTAGGGCAGAGAAGCCTGGGCCCATTATTCCTTAGATAAACCAGGTGTCACAGGAGTCTTAGCCCTGGGCCTACCTCCCTTTCAAGGGCAGAGCAGAGATGGACAAGGGTTAGTATGAAGGCTAGTCACAGTCCCACCTTTTTCCTGGGTGAGGGTGAGATCTCAGATGTCATGTTGTGAGTTTCATACCTGGAAGAACCTGCTAGGGAGTTACAACCACTTGAGAGAAACAACCAGAGGACTCCTATTTAATATATCCTAGGAGCCAGTAGTTCTGGCTGCTTCCTTTAAAGTGTCAGATGCAActggagaagagagacaaagaagctACTCTTCTGCTATGGACCATTTCTGGCATTTCtggcttggtttttttttttttttttttttttttagagcaaccggggttggtgggggtggagggggtggaggtgaagggagagagaaaatcttaaaatcttaaacaggctccccCGGCAAGGAACCTGACATGTGACttagactcacaaccctgaaatcatgacctgatccaaaatcaagtcggatgcttaattgagccacccaggcaccctgatttctGGCAACTTTTAATGTGTTGCTTCCTGGAAGATCCCCATATTCTTTTATGAAGTTTCACAATTCCCATATCTTGTTCTTTATTCTCGCTACAGCTGCGAGTGCCTTATTCTAAGAGGTCAGTAGAGGGGTTAAACGTAGACGAAGCTGCAAAGACGTTgcaaaatgaatgagagagagtatGGCTTTTTAGTCAATGGGATATAGG from Canis lupus familiaris isolate Mischka breed German Shepherd chromosome 11, alternate assembly UU_Cfam_GSD_1.0, whole genome shotgun sequence includes these protein-coding regions:
- the LOC102151165 gene encoding protein FAM170A-like isoform X11, which translates into the protein MKQKQKRKHLESTSSPQTVKRSKASTNLQEVLQHEQSAVASTSGQTAKDSSSSSECFCTSSQEKLTGAGIPKSGKCDPPPGHSLEDNTLVPEAKGESSESEYFSCYSSFSHLSSAGISKSSKFDPPPGHCLEDNTLVPEAKVESSGSEYFSCYSSFSHLSSAEILKKQKDTPQPGESTSQEEHSAVVSSDLPCASDNKNTEVLNTDEDILLSGPSGLAQGHSQRAEVSDSEYISRISPADKLFDREFWKNQENVPQPESYVVSPGSEIAGEKSSSSEYVCISPSGSHQKHQDVSHPGQSEQHETSSPFPYVSFPFHLVSSTQPSEPSVQPQKERLMKIYYMHVQMKRGVAVLSDSEEEQEPPSKKARLEEMAFLEKVHTEVTPSHVCTKELLTGSESSWNSEAQEAKEEADSPAETPAVEECSRAKTPEWLVALDSGFRCMGCCWVFPSLEALREHVQHGVTEGFSCHTFHLALAWLKSKKNRAKKRRGENTRKRTHRGQK
- the LOC102151165 gene encoding protein FAM170A-like isoform X1, with amino-acid sequence MPVGFDDFHTQTRNTDSQIIHQTDVTEVLDDSHIQLDWELKYSKLLILHKEWVAPWTQINNSTLRKERKSEILKKQKDTPQPGESTSQEEHSAVVSSDLPCASDNKNTEVLNTDEDILLSGPSGLAQGHSQRAEVSDSEYISRISPADKLFDREFWKNQENVPQPESYVVSPGSEIAGEKSSSSEYVCISPSGSHQKHQDVSHPGQSEQHETSSPFPYVSFPFHLVSSTQPSEPSVQPQKERLMKIYYMHVQMKRGVAVLSDSEEEQEPPSKKARLEEMAFLEKVHTEVTPSHVCTKELLTGSESSWNSEAQEAKEEADSPAETPAVEECSRAKTPEWLVALDSGFRCMGCCWVFPSLEALREHVQHGVTEGFSCHTFHLALAWLKSKKNRAKKRRGENTRKRTHRGQK
- the LOC102151165 gene encoding protein FAM170A-like isoform X14; amino-acid sequence: MKQKQKRKHLESTSSPQTVKRSKASTNLQEVLQHEQSAVASTSGQTAKDSSSSSECFCTSSQEKLTGAGIPKSGKCDPPPGHSLEDNTLVPEAKGESSESEYFSCYSSFSHLSSAEILKKQKDTPQPGESTSQEEHSAVVSSDLPCASDNKNTVLNTDEDILLSGPSGLAQGHSQRAEVSDSEYISRISPADKLFDREFWKNQENVPQPESYVVSPGSEIAGEKSSSSEYVCISPSGSHQKHQDVSHPGQSEQHETSSPFPYVSFPFHLVSSTQPSEPSVQPQKERLMKIYYMHVQMKRGVAVLSDSEEEQEPPSKKARLEEMAFLEKVHTEVTPSHVCTKELLTGSESSWNSEAQEAKEEADSPAETPAVEECSRAKTPEWLVALDSGFRCMGCCWVFPSLEALREHVQHGVTEGFSCHTFHLALAWLKSKKNRAKKRRGENTRKRTHRGQK
- the LOC102151165 gene encoding protein FAM170A-like isoform X13, which produces MKQKQKRKHLESTSSPQTVKRSKASTNLQEVLQHEQSAVASTSGQTAKDSSSSSECFCTSSQEKLTGAGIPKSGKCDPPPGHSLEDNTLVPEAKGESSESEYFSCYSSFSHLSSAEILKKQKDTPQPGESTSQEEHSAVVSSDLPCASDNKNTEVLNTDEDILLSGPSGLAQGHSQRAEVSDSEYISRISPADKLFDREFWKNQENVPQPESYVVSPGSEIAGEKSSSSEYVCISPSGSHQKHQDVSHPGQSEQHETSSPFPYVSFPFHLVSSTQPSEPSVQPQKERLMKIYYMHVQMKRGVAVLSDSEEEQEPPSKKARLEEMAFLEKVHTEVTPSHVCTKELLTGSESSWNSEAQEAKEEADSPAETPAVEECSRAKTPEWLVALDSGFRCMGCCWVFPSLEALREHVQHGVTEGFSCHTFHLALAWLKSKKNRAKKRRGENTRKRTHRGQK
- the LOC102151165 gene encoding protein FAM170A-like isoform X12; its protein translation is MKQKQKRKHLESTSSPQTVKRSKASTNLQEVLQHEQSAVASTSGQTAKDSSSSSECFCTSSQEKLTGAGIPKSGKCDPPPGHSLEDNTLVPEAKGESSESEYFSCYSSFSHLSSAGISKSSKFDPPPGHCLEDNTLVPEAKVESSGSEYFSCYSSFSHLSSAEILKKQKDTPQPGESTSQEEHSAVVSSDLPCASDNKNTVLNTDEDILLSGPSGLAQGHSQRAEVSDSEYISRISPADKLFDREFWKNQENVPQPESYVVSPGSEIAGEKSSSSEYVCISPSGSHQKHQDVSHPGQSEQHETSSPFPYVSFPFHLVSSTQPSEPSVQPQKERLMKIYYMHVQMKRGVAVLSDSEEEQEPPSKKARLEEMAFLEKVHTEVTPSHVCTKELLTGSESSWNSEAQEAKEEADSPAETPAVEECSRAKTPEWLVALDSGFRCMGCCWVFPSLEALREHVQHGVTEGFSCHTFHLALAWLKSKKNRAKKRRGENTRKRTHRGQK
- the LOC102151165 gene encoding protein FAM170A-like isoform X15 → MKQKQKRKHLESTSSPQTVKRSKDNTLVPEAKGESSESEYFSCYSSFSHLSSAGISKSSKFDPPPGHCLEDNTLVPEAKVESSGSEYFSCYSSFSHLSSAEILKKQKDTPQPGESTSQEEHSAVVSSDLPCASDNKNTEVLNTDEDILLSGPSGLAQGHSQRAEVSDSEYISRISPADKLFDREFWKNQENVPQPESYVVSPGSEIAGEKSSSSEYVCISPSGSHQKHQDVSHPGQSEQHETSSPFPYVSFPFHLVSSTQPSEPSVQPQKERLMKIYYMHVQMKRGVAVLSDSEEEQEPPSKKARLEEMAFLEKVHTEVTPSHVCTKELLTGSESSWNSEAQEAKEEADSPAETPAVEECSRAKTPEWLVALDSGFRCMGCCWVFPSLEALREHVQHGVTEGFSCHTFHLALAWLKSKKNRAKKRRGENTRKRTHRGQK